In the Chloroflexota bacterium genome, one interval contains:
- a CDS encoding CoA transferase: protein MEPLSHIRVIDLTRARSGPTCVRQLSEMGAQIIKVEMPGEDDDSVGGRSGSDFQNLHPNKRSIAINMKEPAGREIILRMARVSDVLVENFRPRVKHRLGIDYETLKQINPRLVYTSISGFGQTGPYAERAGLDQIAQGLSGFMTVNGFPEHGPLRAGLPIADLTAGIMAAYGTVVALLEHERSGEGQWVHTSLLQGMMRLMDLQAARWLQGGEIPPQAGNYHPVGVPTGVYKCRDGAIIIQAAGGRLYTRLLEVIEAPELAEDPRFSTAEARYNHREEMTQELEKRLTQQDMAYWQEKLNVAGVPAGPILNTKQAFENEQVQTFPAVREAQSPKLGTLKLNGHGVNLERTPPSIRSAAPERGEHTDEILKELEYTDAEIAQLHATGVV, encoded by the coding sequence ATGGAGCCTCTGTCCCACATCCGCGTGATCGACCTCACCCGCGCACGCTCAGGTCCCACCTGTGTGCGCCAGCTCTCGGAGATGGGCGCCCAGATCATCAAGGTCGAGATGCCCGGCGAAGACGACGACAGCGTCGGCGGGCGGAGCGGCTCCGACTTCCAGAACCTGCACCCCAACAAGCGCAGCATCGCCATCAACATGAAGGAGCCGGCCGGCCGCGAGATCATCCTGCGGATGGCGCGCGTCTCCGATGTACTGGTCGAGAACTTCCGGCCGCGCGTCAAGCACCGGCTGGGCATCGACTACGAGACGCTCAAGCAGATCAACCCGCGCCTCGTGTACACGAGTATCTCTGGCTTCGGGCAGACCGGGCCGTACGCCGAGCGGGCCGGCCTCGATCAGATCGCGCAGGGTCTCAGCGGCTTCATGACGGTCAACGGCTTCCCCGAGCATGGGCCGCTGCGGGCTGGCCTGCCCATCGCCGACCTGACGGCCGGCATCATGGCGGCCTACGGCACCGTCGTGGCGCTGCTCGAGCACGAGCGCTCCGGCGAGGGCCAGTGGGTCCACACGTCGCTGCTCCAGGGCATGATGCGCCTGATGGACCTGCAGGCGGCGCGCTGGCTCCAGGGCGGCGAGATCCCACCGCAGGCCGGCAACTACCACCCGGTCGGCGTGCCGACGGGCGTCTACAAGTGCCGCGACGGCGCCATCATCATCCAGGCGGCGGGCGGCCGGCTCTACACGCGGCTGCTCGAAGTGATCGAGGCCCCTGAGCTGGCCGAAGATCCCCGCTTCAGCACCGCCGAGGCCCGTTACAACCACCGCGAAGAGATGACCCAGGAGCTGGAGAAGCGGCTCACCCAGCAGGACATGGCCTACTGGCAGGAGAAGCTGAACGTCGCGGGGGTGCCGGCCGGCCCGATCCTCAACACGAAGCAGGCGTTCGAGAACGAGCAGGTGCAGACGTTCCCGGCCGTGCGCGAGGCCCAGAGCCCGAAGCTCGGGACGCTCAAGCTGAACGGCCACGGCGTCAACCTGGAGCGCACGCCGCCCTCGATCCGCTCGGCCGCCCCCGAGCGCGGCGAGCACACCGACGAGATCCTCAAAGAGCTGGAGTACACCGACGCGGAGATCGCCCAGCTCCACGCGACAGGCGTAGTCTAG
- a CDS encoding response regulator transcription factor → MSDRVAAEPLNRTVLIVEDDPAIGHMMKTLLTVEGYRPVLVTDGQEALDVARDVQPALITLDLSLPTMNGAEVLERLDDYVPERVPVVIVSAYTDELTAEQRARVTAIVEKPFEIDALVACIDAALAGA, encoded by the coding sequence GTGAGCGACCGCGTGGCAGCAGAACCGCTCAACCGAACAGTCCTCATCGTCGAAGACGATCCGGCGATCGGCCACATGATGAAAACACTGCTCACGGTTGAGGGATACCGGCCGGTCCTGGTGACCGATGGCCAGGAGGCGCTGGACGTCGCCCGTGATGTCCAGCCGGCCCTGATTACCCTCGACCTGTCTCTGCCGACGATGAACGGCGCCGAAGTCCTCGAACGGCTGGACGACTATGTCCCGGAGCGCGTGCCGGTTGTCATCGTCTCGGCGTACACCGACGAGCTGACGGCAGAGCAACGTGCCCGGGTGACCGCCATCGTCGAGAAGCCGTTCGAGATCGATGCCCTGGTCGCATGCATCGACGCGGCGCTGGCGGGCGCATGA
- a CDS encoding YbjN domain-containing protein, whose protein sequence is MADLTETTARVKAMLDASPWEYLQDEDDQQTFTLDFETSVRDHLRVSVIVTEDWVVISHIFGRNPSDNEGALHRRLLELNWVLNSCKFAVDEEGDIILLDEQLASDLDDAELIASIEAVAVASEEYYDEIVRLGMRA, encoded by the coding sequence ATGGCCGACTTGACGGAGACCACGGCACGAGTGAAGGCGATGCTGGATGCGTCGCCGTGGGAGTATCTCCAGGACGAGGACGACCAGCAGACCTTCACGCTGGACTTTGAGACGAGCGTCCGGGACCACCTCCGCGTGAGCGTCATCGTGACCGAGGACTGGGTCGTCATCTCGCACATCTTCGGCCGCAACCCGAGCGACAACGAGGGTGCGCTGCATCGCCGCCTGCTCGAGCTGAACTGGGTGCTCAACAGCTGCAAGTTCGCCGTCGACGAAGAAGGCGACATCATCCTGCTGGACGAGCAGCTCGCCTCCGACCTGGACGACGCCGAGCTGATCGCCTCCATCGAGGCCGTGGCCGTCGCCAGCGAGGAGTACTACGACGAGATCGTCCGGCTCGGGATGCGAGCGTAG